The Halomonas sp. HAL1 genome segment ATCTGAAAATCGTGCTGCTCGGCGAGCTGCAGCACCCGGTGAGCCACCGCTGGGGTGAGGGTGCTGCCGGTGGGGTTATGAAACACGCTGTTAATATAAAAAAGCTTGGGTTGGTATTGCGCCAGTAACGCCTCCAGGCGCTCGATATCTGGCCCATCTGCCAATCGCGGTACGCCAATCACGCGGATGTGCTGCAGGTGCAGTAGGCCGAACAGGTTGTAATAACCCGGTGATTCCACGAACACCACATCGCCCGGTTCAAGCAGCATTCTTACCAGCAAATCCAGCGAGTGGCTGCCACCGCCGGTCATCACAATCTGCTCGGCATTAGCGGTAATCGATAGGGGGCGCAGGCGTTCCTGGATCAAGCCGCGCAATTCCTCTGGCCCCTGGGGCGTGCTGTACTCGAAAATTCCCGAGCGGCTTTTACGCGCGACCTGGCGGATGGCGTGGGTCAGGTCGTCGCCCTCGCGCCAATCACTGGGCAGCCAGCCGCAGCCCAGCTTGAGCGTGTGCTCGTTGGCACTGAAAAGCCCCCACAGGCCATTGGTGACCTCTTCCAATCTGCTCGTAGCTGCTGGTTGCGATACCAGTGCTGCTGCGCTATCCGCCACATAAAAACCTGACCCAGGCCGTGAGCGCACCAAACCGGCAGCCACCAAGCGCTCGTAGGCGTCAATCACCGCGTTACGGCTAATGTGATGGGTCGCGGCTAAGCGGCGAATAGAGGGTAAACGGCGGCCACCACCGGCACCGTGCGCTGCAATCCAGGTGCGAATACCGGCTTCAATCTGCTGTGCAATGGGCGTGGGGGCGTCGCGGTT includes the following:
- a CDS encoding PLP-dependent aminotransferase family protein encodes the protein MKLKVNRDAPTPIAQQIEAGIRTWIAAHGAGGGRRLPSIRRLAATHHISRNAVIDAYERLVAAGLVRSRPGSGFYVADSAAALVSQPAATSRLEEVTNGLWGLFSANEHTLKLGCGWLPSDWREGDDLTHAIRQVARKSRSGIFEYSTPQGPEELRGLIQERLRPLSITANAEQIVMTGGGSHSLDLLVRMLLEPGDVVFVESPGYYNLFGLLHLQHIRVIGVPRLADGPDIERLEALLAQYQPKLFYINSVFHNPTGSTLTPAVAHRVLQLAEQHDFQIIEDDIYADFQHAPTTRLAALDGLNRVFYLGSFSKSLSSSLRVGFIASPPSLVQRLVDIKMLTSISSSRFAEQVVTTMLQNGSYRKLTERLRTKLANQMALALGILKKANWEVYTEPTGGMFVWAKPPAAITPEALSELADRCEVMLSPGHLFFADHQPTPWLRLNVAYMQDPRAKAFIEVVR